One Acidimicrobiales bacterium genomic window, GAGCACGAAGGGAAGAAACGTCTTTCCGGGACCAGCAGGATCGTCGCGATTAGGCGCAAACACAAATGGTGCACCCACAAAGGGGCGACGTGACTCAGCCGGCTACGGCCACCAAGGGGTGATGGCAGGCCACGTGGTGGCCCGTCGAGACCTCACGCATCTGCGGTTCTTCGTTTTCGCACTTTTCCGTGGCATGGGGGCACCGTGTTCGGAACCGGCAGCCGGAAGGAGGATCGATCGACGACGGGACCTCGCCTACCAGGTCCACCGTTTCGTCGATGATGGCCGCCGGGTCCGGTTCCGGAATGGATTCGAGGAGAAGCGACGTGTACGGGTGCGCGGCGTTGGCGTAGAGGTCGTCGGGTTCCGCGACCTCGCAAAGCTTCCCCAGGTACATGACGGCCACCAGGTCGCTGACGTTCTTGACGACGGCCAGGTCATGGGCGATGAAGACCAGGGTCAGGCCGTACTCGGCTTTGAGGTCGCGGAGCAGGTTGAGGATCTGGGCTTGGACGCTGACGTCCAGGGCGCTGACCGGCTCATCGCAGATGAGGACCTTGGGTCCGAGGACCAGGCTCCGGGCAATGGAGATCCGTTGGCACTGGCCACCGGAGAACTCGTGGGGTCGCTTGTCTCGGGCTACCTCCGGGTCGAGCCCGACGGCGTGCAGCATCCGATCAACGATCTCGATCTGTTCTTCTTCGCCGTGTGGACCCCACACCCGCAGTGGTTCAGCGACGATGTCGGCTACCCGTCGACGGGGATTCAATGAGCTGATCGGATCCTGGAAGATCATCTGGAGTTGAGTTCGGTGAGGTCGTAGTCCCTGTTCGGACAAGTCGGTCAACTCGACGCCGTTCACGACTACCGACCCGCTCTTGGGTGGAGGCAGTTGGATAAGGGAGCGGGCGACGGTGGATTTTCCACAACCTGACTCGCCGACGAGACCGAGCGTCTCTCCGGCCTTGACGTCCAGACTGATCCCACTCACTGCTTTCACGGTGCGTTTTTTGGCCGCCGGAAACTCGACTACCAGATCCTCAACCTGGATCAGCACTTCGTCGGCGGGACGAAGATGGGCCTTCCCCGATCCAGCCATTAGGCGATCCCTCCATCCGGAAGATCTGCCGGTATTCCCGGACTCTGATCAGCGCCTAGGGATTCGGCCACGGCAAGTGTCTGTGGTAACCGGTCGGAGAGGTTCCGTTCGAACGCCTCACGGT contains:
- a CDS encoding ATP-binding cassette domain-containing protein; the protein is MAGSGKAHLRPADEVLIQVEDLVVEFPAAKKRTVKAVSGISLDVKAGETLGLVGESGCGKSTVARSLIQLPPPKSGSVVVNGVELTDLSEQGLRPHRTQLQMIFQDPISSLNPRRRVADIVAEPLRVWGPHGEEEQIEIVDRMLHAVGLDPEVARDKRPHEFSGGQCQRISIARSLVLGPKVLICDEPVSALDVSVQAQILNLLRDLKAEYGLTLVFIAHDLAVVKNVSDLVAVMYLGKLCEVAEPDDLYANAAHPYTSLLLESIPEPDPAAIIDETVDLVGEVPSSIDPPSGCRFRTRCPHATEKCENEEPQMREVSTGHHVACHHPLVAVAG